The following proteins come from a genomic window of Campylobacter sp. RM16189:
- a CDS encoding D-2-hydroxyacid dehydrogenase → MKIVCLDASTLGSDVSLDVFAKFGEFVSYDKTSKSQTIERLKGADVVITNKVIIDRDVMDATNLKLICISATGMNNVDLDYAKAKNIAVKNVAGYSTNSVAQHTFACLLALVNRIKFYDDYVQSGEWVKSEIFTNLDRSIGEISGKNFGIIGLGEIGRSVARIAAAFGANVSYYSTSGVNDNAEFKRQNLDELLKSCDIVSIHAPLNEKTRNLISSKELNLMKEGAVLMNFGRGGIVDESALAKAIDERNLMACVDVLESEPMRQNHPLLNIKNKENLIITPHVAWASKEAREKLINLIVKNIENFIKES, encoded by the coding sequence ATGAAAATAGTCTGCCTTGACGCTTCAACTTTAGGAAGTGACGTTAGCCTTGATGTTTTTGCTAAATTTGGCGAGTTTGTAAGCTATGATAAGACGAGTAAGAGTCAAACCATAGAGCGTTTAAAGGGTGCTGATGTCGTGATAACTAACAAGGTTATAATCGACCGCGATGTTATGGATGCAACTAATTTAAAGCTTATTTGCATAAGTGCAACCGGCATGAATAACGTTGATCTAGACTATGCAAAAGCTAAAAATATAGCCGTTAAAAACGTCGCAGGCTACTCGACTAACAGTGTTGCGCAGCATACTTTTGCTTGTTTGTTAGCGTTAGTAAATCGCATTAAATTTTATGATGATTATGTGCAAAGCGGCGAGTGGGTAAAGAGCGAAATTTTTACGAATTTAGATAGATCTATTGGCGAGATAAGCGGTAAGAATTTCGGCATCATCGGACTTGGCGAGATAGGAAGAAGCGTAGCTAGGATAGCTGCGGCCTTTGGCGCAAACGTTAGCTATTACTCAACAAGCGGAGTAAACGATAACGCCGAGTTTAAAAGGCAAAATTTAGATGAGCTTTTAAAGAGCTGCGATATCGTAAGCATACACGCTCCTCTTAATGAAAAAACACGAAATTTAATCTCTTCTAAAGAGCTAAATTTGATGAAAGAGGGCGCAGTGCTTATGAACTTTGGACGCGGCGGGATAGTTGATGAAAGCGCACTTGCTAAGGCGATCGATGAGCGAAATTTGATGGCTTGCGTAGATGTGCTTGAAAGCGAGCCGATGAGGCAAAATCACCCGCTTTTAAATATCAAAAACAAAGAAAATTTGATAATCACGCCACATGTCGCCTGGGCGAGCAAAGAGGCGCGTGAAAAGCTCATAAATTTGATAGTAAAAAATATAGAAAATTTTATAAAGGAGAGTTAA
- a CDS encoding glutathionylspermidine synthase family protein encodes MLNLKKVKPLDKAFLENIGFAWHTDSDDSSYIADELVEVSEQEAEAYYDAANELYDMFVTAGQHIIDNNLYHEVGIPFNLVDMVKESWENEVHWHLYGRFDLAGGLNGKPIKLIEFNADTPTAIFETAIIQWAILKFNGMDESSQFNDLYEALKENFKRLVTLSEDTSEFNKLYEGWKILFSSIAGSVEDEQSVKLLEYIAKEAGFHTNFAYVDEVEFNDEEGIFKGGENYEYWFKLVPWEDIAVQEGELALILKNIMANQRAIILNPAYTLMFQSKGILKILWELYPNHPLLLEASDKPLVGKKCVKKPIFGREGANVSIIEADGSVSVSSDGEYEKNRAVYQEFYEFNKDERGDSYQAGVFFAYEACALGYRKGGEILNNASKFVGHYIKG; translated from the coding sequence ATGTTAAATTTAAAAAAAGTCAAGCCTTTAGATAAGGCGTTTTTGGAAAATATCGGCTTTGCTTGGCATACCGATAGCGACGATAGCTCATATATCGCAGATGAGCTTGTAGAAGTTAGTGAGCAAGAGGCGGAAGCCTACTACGACGCGGCAAATGAGCTATATGATATGTTTGTAACCGCCGGACAGCACATAATAGATAATAACCTCTATCACGAGGTTGGCATACCTTTTAATCTTGTTGATATGGTAAAAGAAAGCTGGGAAAACGAAGTTCACTGGCATCTTTACGGGCGTTTTGATTTAGCTGGCGGACTTAACGGAAAGCCTATAAAGCTCATTGAATTTAACGCCGATACGCCGACTGCGATATTTGAAACGGCGATTATCCAATGGGCGATTTTGAAATTTAACGGCATGGACGAGAGCTCGCAGTTTAACGATCTTTACGAAGCCTTAAAGGAAAATTTCAAGCGTCTCGTAACTCTTAGTGAGGATACAAGCGAGTTTAACAAGCTTTATGAAGGCTGGAAAATTTTGTTTAGCTCTATTGCCGGCAGTGTTGAGGATGAACAGAGCGTAAAACTGCTTGAGTATATCGCTAAAGAGGCTGGGTTTCATACGAATTTTGCCTATGTTGATGAGGTTGAATTTAACGACGAAGAGGGCATCTTCAAAGGCGGTGAAAATTATGAATACTGGTTTAAGCTTGTTCCTTGGGAAGATATTGCCGTGCAGGAGGGCGAACTTGCATTAATTCTTAAAAATATAATGGCAAATCAAAGAGCCATTATCTTAAATCCTGCTTATACGCTGATGTTTCAGAGCAAGGGAATTTTAAAAATTCTTTGGGAGCTTTACCCAAATCATCCACTTTTACTTGAGGCTTCAGACAAACCGTTAGTAGGTAAAAAATGTGTTAAAAAGCCTATATTTGGGCGTGAAGGAGCAAACGTTAGCATTATAGAAGCTGACGGAAGCGTTAGTGTTAGCAGTGATGGCGAATACGAGAAAAACAGAGCCGTGTATCAAGAATTTTACGAATTTAACAAAGACGAAAGAGGTGATAGTTATCAGGCGGGAGTCTTTTTTGCTTATGAGGCTTGCGCGCTTGGATATAGAAAAGGCGGAGAAATTTTAAACAACGCTTCTAAATTCGTAGGACATTACATAAAGGGTTAA
- a CDS encoding UPF0323 family lipoprotein, which produces MKRIKKIATYAAVGGFGAVVMAGLAGCSGGGEDQSVVQEAAQAQGAFVIIEETAPGSYKVLEEYPSSETRVVLKQLDGKERVLTKEEMDKLIAEENAKIDNGTSNLTKPDAQLSSGGLSLGETLLASAAGAILGSWIGSKLFNNQGFQSHRQTAYKNPSTYSRSVDSFNKAKATSSAGKPAGGKSGFFGSGSKTNQSVGG; this is translated from the coding sequence ATGAAAAGAATCAAAAAAATTGCAACTTATGCCGCTGTAGGCGGATTTGGCGCGGTAGTTATGGCAGGTCTTGCGGGATGTAGCGGAGGCGGAGAGGATCAAAGCGTAGTGCAAGAAGCAGCGCAAGCTCAAGGAGCTTTCGTCATCATAGAAGAGACTGCGCCTGGCTCTTACAAAGTGCTTGAAGAGTATCCAAGCAGCGAAACCAGAGTCGTGCTAAAGCAGCTTGACGGCAAGGAGCGCGTGCTAACAAAAGAGGAGATGGATAAGCTAATCGCCGAAGAAAACGCTAAGATAGATAACGGCACTTCAAATTTGACAAAACCTGATGCACAGCTTAGTAGCGGCGGGCTTAGTCTTGGCGAGACATTGCTAGCTTCGGCTGCGGGCGCTATTTTAGGAAGCTGGATAGGTAGCAAGCTGTTTAATAATCAAGGTTTCCAAAGCCATCGTCAAACAGCTTATAAAAATCCTTCGACTTACTCAAGAAGCGTTGATAGCTTTAATAAAGCTAAAGCTACAAGCTCTGCAGGCAAGCCTGCTGGCGGTAAGAGCGGATTTTTCGGTAGCGGAAGCAAAACTAATCAATCGGTAGGTGGATGA
- a CDS encoding DNA-binding protein, producing the protein MRKLSVSQASEVLGITKEAIYNRIRRKSLKSIDEKGVKYVLIEDDAATNEPQTKAKTTKTNAKKIVSENSSETSEERSEFIKFLLTQLEELKEQNRNLQDDKERLHAQKEQILIANKDEIAEIYKERDEKFRYFLQMLERPLLARQNGEYIRPIDVEFDEGHETTQNEEKAKFDNEVKDEPKVKKWLSLSEFLKGLNLKNKKIKKIQKLIIKSIGKSKFIKFKDGVIWVRNEKSIKQIVGEV; encoded by the coding sequence ATGCGTAAGTTATCCGTTAGCCAAGCCTCCGAAGTTCTAGGCATAACAAAAGAGGCGATCTATAACAGGATAAGACGAAAAAGCTTAAAATCAATCGATGAAAAAGGCGTTAAATACGTCTTAATAGAAGACGATGCAGCGACTAACGAGCCACAAACAAAAGCTAAAACAACCAAAACAAACGCTAAAAAAATTGTTAGTGAAAATTCAAGCGAAACCAGCGAAGAGCGAAGTGAATTTATCAAATTTTTACTAACACAGCTTGAAGAGCTAAAAGAGCAAAATAGAAATTTGCAAGACGATAAGGAGCGTTTGCACGCGCAAAAAGAGCAAATTTTAATCGCTAATAAAGATGAAATAGCTGAAATTTACAAAGAGCGTGACGAAAAATTTAGATATTTTTTGCAGATGCTTGAGCGTCCGCTTTTAGCAAGACAAAACGGCGAATATATCCGTCCGATCGATGTCGAATTTGACGAAGGTCATGAGACAACCCAGAATGAAGAAAAGGCTAAATTTGATAACGAAGTAAAAGATGAGCCAAAGGTCAAAAAATGGCTTAGCTTAAGCGAGTTTTTAAAGGGTTTAAATTTAAAAAACAAAAAGATAAAAAAGATACAAAAACTGATCATTAAAAGTATCGGCAAGTCAAAATTTATCAAATTTAAAGACGGCGTGATATGGGTAAGAAATGAAAAATCAATAAAACAGATAGTAGGTGAAGTATGA
- the rpsU gene encoding 30S ribosomal protein S21 encodes MPGIKVHPNESFDEAYRKFKKQVDRNLVVTEVRARRFFEPMTEIRKKQKISARKKMLKRLYMLRRYESKL; translated from the coding sequence GTGCCAGGAATCAAGGTGCATCCTAATGAGTCTTTTGACGAAGCGTATAGGAAATTTAAAAAGCAAGTCGATAGAAACCTTGTTGTAACTGAAGTTAGAGCAAGAAGATTTTTCGAGCCTATGACTGAAATTCGCAAAAAGCAAAAAATTTCAGCTCGTAAAAAAATGCTTAAACGTCTTTATATGCTTAGACGCTACGAGTCAAAACTCTAA